From one Sardina pilchardus chromosome 6, fSarPil1.1, whole genome shotgun sequence genomic stretch:
- the si:dkeyp-97a10.2 gene encoding uncharacterized protein si:dkeyp-97a10.2, with product MELKTQPVLWAFFLMLSLWSQVCRSVSVHFLDPKPLYVVQGQILALHTEIGITTKEAVPTVVWERVSPDAKHPVKVAEYPGQAPDKRIFIEEQGAVLKITNFVHADSGVYTINVTDHLGRVASAQHIVEEYMAVHHVSVMVNVSHTSLHCKEAWGTQPVFSWMHEQAKVDGSHGRLSPDNSTLFVTARLCGLFTCVVSNRLGHSSATYTSEPCERKGNGGTVAVVCLFLLLIGAGALLFLLWRRRRQHRSRGERLREYDGPL from the exons ATGGAACTGAAGACACAGCCAGTTCTCTGGGCTTTCTTCTTAATGCTGAGCTTGT GGTCCCAGGTGTGCCGATCAGTATCTGTCCACTTCCTGGACCCAAAGCCACTGTATGTGGTCCAAGGGCAGATTCTGGCTCTGCACACCGAGATCGGCATCACAACCAAGGAGGCGGTTCCCACGGTGGTGTGGGAACGTGTGTCCCCCGACGCCAAGCACCCGGTCAAGGTTGCCGAGTACCCTGGGCAGGCACCAGACAAGCGTATATTCATAGAAGAGCAAGGCGCTGTGTTAAAGATTACCAACTTTGTCCATGCCGACAGCGGAGTGTACACCATCAATGTGACCGATCATTTGGGACGCGTAGCCTCTGCTCAGCACATTGTTGAAGAGTATA TGGCCGTGCACCACGTGTCGGTGATGGTGAACGTGTCTCACACCTCGCTCCACTGCAAGGAGGCGTGGGGCACCCAGCCCGTCTTCAGCTGGATGCACGAGCAGGCCAAGGTGGACGGCTCGCACGGCCGCCTCTCGCCAGACAACTCCACCCTCTTCGTCACGGCGCGCCTCTGTGGCCTCTTCACCTGCGTGGTCAGCAACAGGCTGGGCCACAGCTCGGCCACCTACACCTCCG aaCCGTGTGAGAGGAAAGGGAATGGTGGAACTGTGGCGGTGGtctgcctcttcctcttgcTCATCGGGGCAGGGGCTCTGCTCTTCCTGCTGTGGAG GCGACGACGGCAgcacaggagcagaggagaaaggCTGAGGGAGTACGACGGCCCCTTATGA
- the LOC134082694 gene encoding uncharacterized protein LOC134082694, which translates to MNLKWNACSIMAMCVLMVEGLSVRFKNPHPFYVALGRELVLEASIEKTPAENIFMVAWECNTAAGSRRLATWQGDPGNMQDPRISIEKGGATLKISGVRESDFGRYTITATDQDGRQTSMEKYVSKSEKPPKASVQLRCDVSHERAQWDSPVVTWLVDGVEVTNQTANISDGGSKIHLQEANGHNYTCISNSSLGTSVAHFIIPGSTSVATKLDPVPTNYLTMALVGFCYSAVIIGI; encoded by the exons ATGAATCTGAAATGGAATGCTTGTTCTATCATGGCTATGT GTGTGCTTATGGTCGAGGGCTTATCGGTACGCTTCAAAAATCCACATCCATTCTATGTTGCTCTGGGCAGAGAGCTTGTACTGGAGGCTTCCATTGAGAAGACTCCTGCTGAAAACATCTTCATGGTGGCGTGGGAGTGCAATACTGCCGCAGGGTCTAGGAGGCTGGCAACCTGGCAGGGCGACCCTGGTAATATGCAAGACCCCAGAATCAGTATAGAGAAGGGAGGAGCTACTCTGAAGATCTCTGGTGTTCGAGAGTCTGACTTTGGCCGCTACACCATCACTGCCACTGACCAAGACGGGCGACAAACATCAATGGAAAAATACGTTAGCAAAAGTG AGAAGCCTCCAAAGGCCTCTGTTCAACTCAGGTGTGACGTGTCTCATGAGAGAGCCCAGTGGGACAGTCCTGTAGTCACATGGCTGGTTGACGGTGTGGAGGTGACCAACCAGACAGCCAATATATCTGATGGAGGAAGCAAAATCCACCTACAGGAGGCAAACGGCCATAACTACACCTGCATCAGTAACAGCAGCTTGGGAACCAGTGTGGCTCATTTCATCATACCAG gaagtACGTCAGTGGCCACCAAACTTGATCCAGTGCCAACCAACTATTTGACCATGGCTTTAGTTGGATTTTGTTATAGTGCTGTAATTATtggtatataa